A genomic stretch from Telmatocola sphagniphila includes:
- a CDS encoding DEAD/DEAH box helicase has protein sequence MESTSGFLELGLDPRIIKALNYDTPSPIQRESIPHLLEGKDLVGLAGTGTGKTAAFSLPLIHRLANSPNKNRGTSILVLVPTRELAMQVAKAMQTYGKPLGIDVLAVYGGTGYGDQIRSIRRGIDVIVATPGRSLDLIQKGKLPLNDITAVVLDEADEMLDMGFAEDIEAILSETPKARQTMLFSATMPPRIEAIASRHLQNPVRIKVAREKTAHDEVPKVRQQAYLIQRQNKLAALGRILDMEMPTSAIIFCRTRTEADDLTEMLSHRGYSPLALHGGLSQEQRDRVMKKFREGAADLLIATDIAARGLDIKHLSHVVNFDVPTQAEAYVHRIGRVGRAGREGVAITLSTPREQWQLNTIERETKQKIEIVRIPTVVELRKKRLEKTAGDLRELLVKADFSDDLRAMLGSLEEDFDVRDVALAAAKLLSQNGKTETEEKDIPAVSEEKQRNNRSGPGGQGGSGGHGGNREGRPIRSGEQDRKRAGARPTAKGMAKIYFGIGFDANVGPRDLVGAIANEAGIAGKDLGAIDITDRFSLVEVPQDVAAYVVEAMQGTRIRGRKVNVRPDRMPKS, from the coding sequence TCCCCGATTCAGCGGGAATCGATTCCTCACCTGCTAGAAGGTAAAGATCTGGTCGGCTTGGCCGGCACAGGAACGGGTAAAACCGCAGCTTTTTCCCTGCCCTTGATTCATCGCTTAGCAAATTCGCCGAACAAAAATCGGGGAACTTCCATTCTCGTTCTCGTACCCACACGCGAACTGGCGATGCAGGTTGCCAAGGCTATGCAGACCTATGGCAAACCGCTGGGAATCGATGTTCTGGCCGTTTACGGAGGTACGGGCTATGGTGATCAAATCCGTTCGATCCGCCGAGGCATCGATGTGATCGTCGCCACTCCCGGCCGATCGCTGGATCTGATTCAAAAAGGCAAACTTCCGTTGAATGACATTACGGCGGTAGTCCTGGACGAAGCCGACGAAATGCTCGATATGGGTTTCGCCGAAGATATTGAAGCCATTTTGTCGGAGACGCCCAAAGCCCGGCAGACGATGCTCTTTTCGGCCACTATGCCGCCACGAATCGAAGCGATTGCTTCCCGACATCTGCAAAATCCGGTTCGCATTAAAGTTGCCCGCGAAAAAACAGCGCACGACGAAGTTCCTAAAGTTCGTCAGCAGGCCTATCTGATTCAACGCCAGAATAAGCTGGCCGCCCTCGGTCGCATTCTCGACATGGAAATGCCGACCTCGGCTATCATCTTCTGCCGAACTCGCACCGAGGCCGATGATCTCACCGAAATGCTCAGCCATCGCGGCTACAGCCCACTGGCACTGCACGGCGGTCTTTCGCAGGAACAACGCGACCGCGTCATGAAGAAATTCCGCGAAGGAGCAGCAGACCTGCTCATCGCTACCGACATTGCGGCCCGCGGGTTGGATATCAAACACCTTTCGCACGTGGTGAACTTCGATGTTCCTACCCAGGCGGAAGCCTATGTGCATCGCATCGGTCGTGTGGGACGGGCAGGTCGCGAAGGTGTGGCCATCACGCTTTCCACTCCTCGCGAGCAGTGGCAATTAAACACCATCGAACGGGAAACCAAGCAAAAGATCGAAATCGTCCGCATTCCGACAGTGGTCGAACTGCGCAAGAAGCGGTTGGAGAAGACAGCTGGTGATTTGCGGGAGCTTCTGGTCAAAGCCGATTTCAGCGACGATCTGCGAGCCATGTTGGGCTCCCTCGAGGAAGATTTTGATGTTCGGGATGTTGCCCTGGCGGCAGCCAAACTGTTGAGCCAGAACGGGAAAACTGAAACGGAAGAAAAAGACATCCCTGCCGTCAGCGAAGAGAAACAGCGGAATAATCGATCCGGACCGGGAGGACAGGGAGGATCGGGCGGTCACGGCGGCAACCGCGAAGGTCGTCCGATTCGCAGTGGCGAGCAGGATCGCAAGCGAGCCGGTGCTCGACCGACTGCCAAGGGAATGGCCAAGATCTACTTTGGTATCGGTTTCGATGCCAACGTTGGTCCGCGAGACCTCGTCGGAGCCATTGCAAACGAAGCGGGCATAGCCGGCAAGGATCTTGGGGCAATCGACATAACCGATCGATTTTCGCTAGTCGAAGTGCCGCAGGATGTAGCGGCCTATGTGGTGGAAGCTATGCAGGGGACTCGTATCCGCGGTCGCAAGGTGAATGTTCGTCCAGACCGCATGCCCAAGAGCTGA
- a CDS encoding outer membrane protein assembly factor BamB family protein, whose translation MKKWALLSVFLLGSNARADDWPQWMGPQRDNIWREKGILEKFPKEGPNVLWRAEVGGGYAGPAVAEGKVFVTDFITKDNVKVDNFARKPNDGTERVLCLDEKTGKELWKYEYPVRYAISYPAGPRCTPEYRTGKVYNLGAEGNLVCLDAATGKVIWSHDLKAEYKTKSALWGYAGHPLIDGKKLITLVGGNGSHVAAFDIETGKEIWKARTSPANPGDGGQGYSPPTIIQSGGTRQLIVMAPNAVTSLDPETGKEFWTTPYEATNNSIIMTPLVFGDYLFVGGYLNKNLLLKLNKEKPGVEVVWKDKQKYGISPLNVQPMLVDNVIYGMDSNGTTYAVEMPSGKRLWETAQPVATSETDRPAPCATAFIVKNEDRYFFFTEKGELVIGKLSPKGYEEIDRTKLLTPTNNAFGHDVLWCAPAYANKHIYVRNDKEIICVDLSK comes from the coding sequence ATGAAAAAATGGGCTTTGCTATCTGTATTCCTACTGGGAAGTAACGCACGTGCGGATGACTGGCCGCAGTGGATGGGCCCCCAGCGGGATAATATCTGGCGTGAGAAGGGCATTCTCGAAAAATTTCCGAAGGAAGGCCCCAACGTTCTTTGGCGTGCGGAAGTGGGTGGCGGGTACGCGGGTCCTGCCGTGGCCGAAGGCAAAGTCTTCGTGACCGATTTCATTACAAAAGATAATGTGAAGGTCGACAATTTCGCCCGCAAGCCGAATGATGGTACGGAACGCGTTCTCTGCCTGGATGAAAAAACCGGTAAGGAACTATGGAAGTACGAATATCCCGTCCGCTACGCAATTTCCTACCCCGCTGGCCCGCGCTGCACGCCCGAATATCGCACCGGAAAGGTTTACAACCTCGGCGCGGAAGGCAATTTGGTCTGTCTCGATGCTGCTACAGGCAAAGTGATCTGGTCCCATGATCTGAAAGCGGAATACAAGACCAAATCGGCTCTCTGGGGTTATGCCGGTCATCCGCTCATCGACGGAAAGAAACTCATCACCCTGGTGGGTGGAAATGGCTCCCACGTCGCCGCGTTCGACATCGAAACGGGCAAGGAGATCTGGAAAGCGCGAACTTCACCCGCGAACCCGGGTGATGGGGGGCAGGGGTATTCCCCTCCGACGATCATTCAATCCGGTGGGACACGCCAACTGATAGTTATGGCCCCAAATGCCGTGACTTCTCTCGATCCCGAAACAGGCAAAGAATTTTGGACGACCCCATACGAAGCGACGAACAACTCTATTATCATGACGCCGTTGGTTTTCGGCGATTATCTGTTCGTCGGCGGATATTTGAACAAGAATCTTCTTCTGAAATTAAATAAAGAAAAGCCGGGCGTTGAGGTGGTTTGGAAAGACAAACAAAAGTATGGCATATCACCCTTGAATGTCCAGCCGATGCTGGTGGACAATGTCATCTATGGCATGGACTCGAACGGTACGACTTACGCGGTGGAAATGCCGAGCGGCAAGCGGCTCTGGGAAACCGCCCAGCCGGTGGCTACTTCCGAAACGGATCGTCCCGCACCCTGTGCCACCGCCTTCATCGTGAAGAATGAAGATCGATATTTCTTCTTTACGGAAAAGGGAGAATTGGTAATCGGCAAGCTCTCTCCCAAAGGTTATGAAGAGATCGATCGGACGAAACTGCTGACACCGACGAACAATGCATTCGGCCACGATGTGCTGTGGTGTGCCCCGGCTTACGCCAATAAGCACATCTACGTTCGCAACGACAAAGAAATTATCTGCGTGGATCTGTCCAAATGA